From the Deinococcus gobiensis I-0 genome, the window GCCCAACTCCTTCGGTGGCCCGGTACAGGACGACCAGCGTCCCGCCGAGCCTGCCCTGCGCATCGACGGCAACGCCGCGCGCTACGACTGGCCCAAGACCGACGAGGACTACTTCGCGCAGCCCGGCGAACTGTTCCGCCTGCTGGACGAGGCCGAGCAGGGCCGTATGTACGACAACTTCGCCCGGCACCTGGGCGGCGCGCCGGACTTCATCCAGCAGCGTTACCTGGGCCTGCTCGACAAGGTGGACCCCAAGCTGGGCGCGGGCGTGCGCGTCAGCCTGAAGAAGCCCGAGTTCACGGCCGAGCCGGAGATCCGGACCATCCTGACCGAAAAGCACACCAACGCGGCGGGGGGCACCCAGCGGCCCCAGCGTGACGCCGTGGGCGCGGACGACTGAAGCCGGAACTCTCTTGAAAAGGGGGACGAAGGGACCGCAAGTTCCTTCGTCCCCTCGCTGTGCAGACTGTAGGCGCGGCCTTTTCCCGCAGCCCCCCGGACCCGTTACCCTGTAAGCGTGACTGTCTCCGATTTCCGGCTGCCCGACGTGACCCCCGTGAGCGAGGTGGACTGGGCCGCCATTCCCAGCCCCGCCTTCGTGCTCGACGAGTCGCGGCTGCGGCGCAACCTCGCGCTGATCTCGCACGTGCAGCGCGAGAGCGGCGCGCAGATCATCGTGGCGTTCAAGGGCTTTTCGATGTGGAGCGCCTTCGGGTGGCTGCGCGAGTACGGGATTACCGGCGCGACCGCCAGCAGCCTGAACGAGGCCCGGCTCGCCCGGGAGGAGATGCAGGGCGAGGTCCACGTCTACGCCCCGGCCTACAGCGACGAGGACTTCGGGCCGATCCTGGAGCTGGCCGACCACCTCGTGTTCAACTCGTTCTCGCAGTGGGAACGGTTCCGGCCGCAGGTGCAGGCCGCGCGGGCGGCCGGGCGCGAGCTACACGTGGGCATCCGCATCAACCCCGAGTACGCCGAGGTCGAGACCGACCTGTACAACCCCGCCGGCCCCTTCTCGCGCCTGGGCGTGACGCGCCGCGAATTCCGCGAGGACCTGCTCGACGGCATCGACGGCCTGCACTTCCATACCCTGTGCGAGAAGGACGCCGACACGCTGGAGCGCACGCTGGAGGTCGTCGAGCGCAACTTCGGCGAGTTCCTGCCGCGCATGAAGTGGGTCAACTTCGGCGGCGGGCACCTCATGACCCGCGAGGGCTACGACACCGCCCGCCTGATCCGGGTGGTACGCCAGTTCCGCGAGAAGCACGGCGTCCACGTGATCCTGGAACCCGGCAGCGCCTTCGGCTGGCAGACCGGCTGGCTGGTGAGCAGCGTGCTGGACGTGGTCCACAACGTCAAGAACGCGGCGCTGCTCGACGTGTCGGTCTCGGCGCACATGCCCGACGTGCTGGAGATGCCCTACCGCCCCCGCATCCTGGGCGCGGGCGACCCGCCCGAACACGAGCACCGCGAGGCGACCGACACCCCGGCCGGGTCGCACGCCTACATCATCGGCGGCACGACCTGCCTGGCGGGCGACGTGGTGGGCGAGTACGTGTTCGACCACGAGCTGAAAATCGGTGAGCGTGTGGTCTTCGACGACATGATCCACTACACGATGGTCAAGACGACCTTCTTCAACGGCGTCAAACACCCCGACATCGGCATCCTGCACACGGACGGCCGCTACGAGCGTGTCAAGACCTTCGGCTACGAGGAATTCAAGGCCAAGCTGAGCTGAGGGGGCGAGCACCGCAGGCGGGCACCCCGGCCAGACTGGACCGGGGTGCCCGCAATTCTTGACCCGGCCCACCCGCGCACAATGCGGGCAGACGGCGGGAGAGGGTGGGGGCCTGTGCCCCCAGCGGAAGGTCGGGAGAAGGGGTTTACTTGCGGTAGACCTTGGGGACGCCGTTTACGGTGCGGATGGTGCCGCCCTCGAAGTCAGCCGCCCAGGCCCCACCGATCTGGTACTGGTCACGGGTGGGGAAGCCCAGGAAGCTGCCCGAACCGCCCAGCCCCTGATAGGTCTTGAGGACCGCGCCCTGGAGCCAGAAGGTGCCGTACTTCTCGGTGCCGTACAGCGCCCCGTTCTGGAAGAAGCCGTACAGGCCGGTCGTGCCGTAGGGGTTGCGGGGAATGACCTTCTCGTCGCCGGCGGCCCAGCCCAGGCGGCTCGGCGGGCGGGTCGCGCCGTTCTCGGCATTCGCCAGGGCGAGGTAGCGCTCCAGCAGGCGGCCGTGGACCGCGTAACTGCGGCTCGACCCGTTGGCGTGCAGCAGGATGGCCTGCCCATAGGCCCCGACCCCCGCGAACTTCTGCCACCAGCCGTCGCCCCAGGGCACGGCGTAGGTCGTGGCGTTGCCCAGGCTCTTCTCGCCCTGGAGGCGGCTGTAGGCCTCGACCATCGCCTGATCGAAGGTGCCGTCCTGGCGCTGCCCAGGCTGGATGCGCGCGGTGGGCTGCGGCGTGGGCGCGGGCTGGGTGACGGGCTGGGTGGGCTGGGCCGGCGTCGTGGGCGCGGGCGTGACCGTATTGGGCGTCTCGGTGATGGTGCCGGTCGAGGTGGTGCCGCCCGCATTCGCGTTGCCGCCGCCATTGCCCACACGGAACAGCGCCACGTCGGTCCCCCAGGCGTCGCCCGGCAGCGGGGTCACGATGACGCTCAGGGCGCGGGCGAGGTTGTCCTGCCCCTGGAGGCGCACCTGCGCGAAGCCCTGCTCGCCGGCGAAGCGCGCGATGTCGTCGATGTTCAGTTCCCGGGTGCTGGCGAGCGCCAGCAGCTTGTCCTGGCCGTTCGGGCCACCCACGCTCAGCGAGTAGTCGGCCCCCGCACCGGGGAACACGCGGTTGGTGTTCGCCTTGACGAAGTTGCTCCGGCCGTTCTCGCCCGCTTCGTAACCGTTGGGGAAGAACAGGTCGATCTGGCCGTCGGCGTTCACGTTGAACAGGTACACGTAGGCGTCCTGCGAGGTCCGCACGCCCACCCGGATCGCCTCGCCCTTGCGGTACACCGGGTTGCCGCCCCCGTTGGGATCGCGGTTGACCCATACCTTCACCTGCGGCCCCGTCTCGACGGGGTTCACGATGATGCTCTGGGCGCTGATGCGCGGAGCGGCGAACGCGCCGCTGCTCAGGCCCAGCAGGGCCGTCATGGCGATGACTTTGTTCATGCGGGCAACCTAGGCCCCCAAGCTGACGACGAACTGAATTTCCCCGTGTGGGCGCGGCTTCTCAAGAGGAATTAAAGAAGACGGCGGCCAGATGTCCCCCGGATGAACCCGGCCTGACCGCCCCCTGAGCCGGGGGGTGGATTCAGGCCAGCCGGCCCAGGACCCACAGCAGCGCCGGGGCGATGAGCAGCGCCGGAAGCAGACTGCCCACCCGCACGCGGCGGTCCTCGAAGCCCAGCCCGGCGAGCATGAGGTTCCAGCTGATGCCCACGATGGTCAGGCCGCCCACTCCCGTGACCAGCAGCACGTAGGGATTGGTCTTGAGGATGGTCGGATCGGCCCCGCCCAGCAGCCCGGCCGCAAACCCCCCCGCCGCGAGGCTGATGCCGCCCTGGATGACCAGGACGGTCAGGGCGCTGAAGCCCACGCCGACCCCGTAGGCCCCCGAGAGCGCCAGCGCCGCAATGCCGTCGAGGGTGCTTTTCAGGACGTAGCTCGACGAGTCGCCGGTCAGGCCGTTCTGGATGCCGCCGATGATCGTCAGTGGCCCGATACAGAACAGCAGGCTGGCGGCCACGAAGCCCTCGGTAAAGCGCCCCCCGCCCCGGAAACGGCGGCGCAGCACCTCGCCCAGGCGCTCCAGACCCTCCTCGATCTTCAGGGCCTCGCCCACGATAGCCCCGGCCGCGAGGCCGATCAGGGCGATGATGACCCCCGGCACGCTGCCGCCGCTGACGCGGCTGAGGCTGCCGGCCATGTCCAGCGCGATGTAAACGGTCACCAGACTGAGGGTCTGGAGCAGAGTGCGCTGCGTGCGTTCGGGCAGGCGGCCGCCGACCAGCAGGCCGACCACAGTGCCGGCCAGCACAGCGGCGACGTTGATCAACGTGCCGGACAGTTGCGAAAGGAGGGACATGCTCGGCCGACTGTAGAGCATGGCATGAGGCCGCTGCCGGGGGAACGTTTAGGCTTGACGGCCGCCTGACGGTGCCCGTGTTACACTCCGCGCAAGTTGAAGCGCCTCTCCTGCCTCCATGACTGCACGACCCCACCGGGCCCCGTGCATGAGGGGGGGTGCGCGGCCGAAAGCGAAAATCTGAAACTCCGTGTGGGGCTGCCGTGTGGCGGCCCCGCGCGCTTTTTGGAGGTGTGACGTGACCCTAGCCGATCAGTTCCGCAACATGCCCACGCTGCTCAAGGTCAGTGAGGTGGCCGAATTCACGAGTACCCACGAACGCACGGTGCGCCGCTGGATCAGGGACGGCCGCCTGGGCGCGGTCGAGCATCCCAGTGGCCTGCGCGTCCCCCGGCGGGCGCTGTGGCGCTTTCTGGGTCTGGAACTGCCGCTGAGCGCGTAGTCCTCTGGCCGGGCGCAGGCGGGACTGCCCGGAGCGTCCTCCTGCGCCGCGCTCCATCCTGATCGCCGTATGCTGCGGGGCGTGGCCGACCCTGCCTCCGCCCTTTCCCTGGCCGCCAGCCGCGCCGCCCTGGACAGTCCCGACGAGGCGCTGGCCCTGTGCACCCTGGCTCTCCTGTCTCCCCTGCCGCACGAACGGGCCGAGGCGGCTGCAGTGGCCCTGCGCCTGGGCCGCCCCCGGCACACGCTGGAGTGGGCCATGGACCCTCTCGTGCGCGCCGCCGCGTGGCTGCGACTGGGTGAAGCGCAGTCGGCCCTGGGCGAACTGGGTGACGATCGACCCCCCTGCGCCCGCGAGGCGGTCCTGCGGGCGCGCGCCGACTGGCAACTGCGCCTGCGGGCGGCCGCCGAACCCGAAAGCGGCGGTACGGACATGGCCCTGCGCCTCGCCCGGCAGGAGGGCGACGCAGGCGCGCTGGTGGCCGCCGCCACCCTGCGCGGCGAGGAGCTGATCCGGGCGGGCGAACGTTTCGCGGCGCTGCGGGCCCTCGCCGAAGGCCTGAAGGTGGCCGAACTGGGCGGGCAGACGGCCGACGCCCACCTCCTCGCGGTGCTGGCCCACGCGCAGGGCGGCGCGAAAGGTGGACGCACCGCCGAGAAGGCCCTGGCCCGGAGCGGCCCTGGCAGCCCGGCGCGGGTGCTCGCGCTGCTGGCCCTGGCCCGCCCCGCAGACGCGCAGTCCCAGGCGGCGGCCGGCGACCTCTCGCCGCTGTGGTGGACCTTTGTGCCCCCGGCCTGAAGACGCCCTGCGGGCGTGGCATACTCCGCGCATGACCGTTTCCGCCTCCCTGCGTGACGACATCCGGCGCGAGTTGCAGGTGCAGCCCGACATCGACCCGGCGACCGAGGTGAGCCGCCGCGTCGCCTTTCTGGCGGCGTACCTGCGCTCGACCCCGGCGCGCGGCTTCGTGCTGGGCATCAGCGGGGGGCAGGACAGCACCCTCGCCGGGCGGCTGTGCCAGCTCGCCGCCGAGGAGGTCCGGGCCGGGGGCGGCGAGGCGACCTTCCTGGCCGTGCGCCTGCCCTACGGCGTGCAGGCCGACGAGGCCGACGCCCAGACGGCGCTGGGCTTCATCCGGCCCGACCGCGCGGTGACCGTGAACATCAAGGAGGCCGCCGACGCGGGCGTGCGCGCCGCCGAGGCCGCGCTGGGCGCCCCGCTGCGCGACTTCGTGCGCGGCAACCTCAAGGCGCGCGAGCGTATGGCGGCGCAGTACGCCCTCGCGGGCCAGGAGAACCTGCTGGTCGTGGGCACCGACCACGCCGCCGAGGCAGTGACCGGCTTCTTCACCAAATACGGCGACGGCGGCGTGGACCTGACCCCCCTGACCGGCCTGACCAAGCGCCAGGGCGCGGCCCTGCTGCGCTTCCTGGGCGCGCCCGAGAGCACCTGGCGCAAGGTGCCCACCGCCGACCTCGAAGACGACCGCCCCGGTCTCCCCGACGAGGTGGCCCTGGGCCTGACCTACGCCCAGATCGACGATTACCTCGAAGGCCGCGAGGTGTCCGAGCAGGCCGCCGCCACGCTCGAACGGCTGTTCCTGAACACCCGCCACAAACGCGCCACCCCGGTCACGCCCTTCGAAACCTGGTGGCGGCGCGGCTGAGCGCCGCAGCCCGGCACGGAGAAAGGGACGACCCCCCGGCCGTCCCTTTTCCGTGTCCTGTGGACCTTACTTGATCGTGCCGTTCAGGCCGTTGGGGTAAAAGCCGCCCTTGCTCGCGCCCGGGGCCAGGTACACGATGTTCAGCACCTCACGGGTCGTGCGGGGGTAGGCCACCGCGTTCCGGTCGGCGGGCGCGAACACGGCCCCGCGCGAGTCCGAGAGCCCCACATCCTTGCCGCCGCCCACCTTGCCGCGCAGCGCACTGATGGCGTCGATGACCTGCCCGACGTACAGCCCGGCCGCCGCCGTCACCTGACGCTGCTCGTAGAGCATGCCGCGCACCACGCCGCCGTGGTAGGCCTCGACGGCCAGGATACCCGCCGCCGCCTGGAGGTAGGCGGGGTTGGTGATGAGGGTCGCGGCGCCGTTGTAGGCGGTGACGCCCACGTCCTCGAAGATGAAGGCGCCGTGCAGGAAGAACAGGTCGTTGGCGTAGGGGTTGAAGCCCACGATCTTGCCGCCGCTCGCCGCGCGCCCGGCCGCGTCGAAGGCGCCCGAGAGGTCAAGGACGGGACGCGGGGCCGCTGCCTTGCCCAGCGCGCCGTACAGGAACTTCACGTGCGCCAGCTCGTCCTCGGCGATGTCGCGGGCCAGGGCCTCGACGTTGCTGTTCTTGAACTGCATGCCGCGCGTGCGGTCGAGGTTGGCCGGCAGCCGGATTTCGGCCCCGCCGCCGATGGCGCGCAGTTCGTCCACCCGGCCCACCGCCGCGAGGTAGAAGGCCGCTTCGAGGTATTCGAGGTTCAGCGCGAAGTTCAGCACGTCGCCGTCGATGTTCTTGGCCGGGGCGGCCAGGGCGCCGCTGCCCAGGGCGGCCGTCCCCAGCGCCGCGCCCAGGCCGACCTTGCCCAGCAGGCCCAGGGCGGCGCGGCGGTTCAGGGCGGCTTCGGTGGTGGCGTCGGTCAGGGTCTCGGCGGTCGCACTGCGGTTCTGGTCGGTCATGTTCGTCGGCTCCTTGAACAATGGGCAACAAGTCTCCCTGGGGCGGCCCCGAATGGACCGCGCCCGGCGAAACGCCCTGCGGATGACTGTGGCGCGGTGGGGACCGCTGGACTCGCGGCCGCCGCGCCTTCCTTGTTCATCCACCTATAAGCGGAGCGGGCAGGATTGGATCACCCGCCCGGACCCCCACGCCCAAAAAGGGGTTACGAAGGCCCGCCCTCGTTGAACTGCGCCTCGGCGTCCCGCTTGATGGGGTTGCGGCGCGTCACGGCGCTCTCGACCTCGCGGCCCGGCACGGCGCGGTCGCTGGTGGTGGGGCCGGGCAGGAAACGGGTGCCCAGGGCCAGCAGGTCGGCCGTGAGCTGCGGCGCGAGCGCCTGGGCGTAGCGCAGCACCTGGGCGGGGCCGCCGATCATCGCCTCGGCGTCGCCGCGGACCAGGGCGTTCACGATGCGCCGCGCCGCCTCGGCCGCGTCCAGCGACATCACCGGCAGGTTGTCGAGCGTGGCGAACAGGGCGTATTCCTTGCGGTGCTGCCCCTTGACCTGGGCATTGCGCGGGCTGCCGGTGCGCATCAGCCCCGGCAGCACGGTGGTCACGCCCACACCGTCGCGGGCCAGTTCGGCGCGCAGGGCCTGGCCCAGCCCCGCCGAGGCGAACTTGCTCATGGAGTAGGGGGCCAGATGGGGCACGGCCACCTTGCCCCCCACCGACGAGACGATCAGCACCCGGCCCCGGCGCGCCCGCAGCAGCGGCAGGGCGCAGCGGGTCAGGCGCAGCGGCGCGAAGGCGTTGATCTCCATGATGTCGCGGAAATCCTCCTCGGTCATGTTCTCCAGCGGCCCGGTCTGGATCAGGCCCGCGTTGTTGACCAGTACGTCGAGGCCGCCATAGACGCGCGCCGTTTCCTCGACCAGCCGGTTCACGTCGGCGGCGTCGGTCACGTCGGCCACGGCCGTCTGGACCTGGGCCCCGCGCGCGCGCAGGTCGGCGGCGGCGCGCTCCAGTTCGGCCCCGTCGCGGGCGGCCAGCATGAGGCGCGCGCCGCGCGCGGCGAACTCGCGGGCCAGCGCCAGCCCCAGGCCGCGCGACCCGCCCGTGATGAGCACGCTGCGTCCGGTCAGCTCGTAGGGGGTCTGGAGGGTACGCCGCGCCGCCAGGGCAGCGGCGGCGGTCAGCAGCATGACTCGACGGGGCACTCGCATAGACCGAGTGTGCCCGCTCGCGCCGCCGCGCCGCCCTACAGTGAAGACATGGACAACCCGGCTCCGGACCGCCCCGCCCCCACCCTCTTCGAGCGCATCATCCGCCGCGAGCTGCCCAGCGACGTGGTGTACGAGGACGCGGAGTACATCGTCATCCGCGACATCGCCCCCAAGGCGCCCATCCACCTGCTCGTCATCCCCAAGCGCGTGACGGCCCGCGTGGACGAGATCACCGATCCCGGCGAGATGGGCCGGCTGTGGCTCAAGGCGACCGAGATCGCCCGGCAGCAGGCCCCCGACTACCGCCTCGTCGCCAACTGCGGTCCCGGCGGCGGCCAGATGGTCTTCCACACCCACATCCACATCCTGGCCGGCTGGGACGGCGGCCCCGAGAGCGACCTTTGAGCGCCTTTCCCTTCGGCGCGGTGCTGTTCGACCTCGACGGCGTCCTGATCGACAGTGAGGGCCTGATCGGCGGGCTGTGGCACGAGGTCCTGCGCGAGCACGGCCTGGACCTGCCCGCACCCGAGGTGGCCGCGCGCACGGTGGGCCGCACCTTCGGGCCGGTCCTCGACGACCTGCGCCTCGCCTACGGCTGGGCCGCGCCCGCCGACTTTCAGGAGCGGCTGGGCGGACGGCTGAACGGGGCACTGGGGGCGGTGCAGGCCATCGAGGGCGCGCGGCTGACCCTGGAGCGCCTGCGGGCGGCGGGCATCCCCCTGGCGGTGGCGAGCAACAGCGCCCAGGAGCGGCTGCACCTCAAGCTGGGAGCGGCGGGCCTGGCCGATCTGGTCCCGCACGCCTTTTGCCCGGCCGACGTGGGCGGGCGCGGCAAACCCCTGCCGGACCTGTACCTGCACGCGGCGGCGGCCCTGGATGTCTCCCCCGCCGACTGCCCCGTGAACGAGGACAGCGCGCCGGGCGCGGCGGCGGGCGCAGCGGCCGGCGCACAGGTCTGGGGCCTGCTGGCAGGCGGACACGTGCATCCGGACACGGCGGCGGGGCTGCGGGCCGCCGGGGCCGCGCGCACCCTGGACTCGCACGCCGCGCTCCGCGAAGCCCTGGGCCTGGGCTGAAGGCCGCCCGCACCGCCGGGGACACGGCGACCTGCCCCCTCTTGATGAACGGCATGTTTGCAAATCACAAGTTTCTATGCAGAAGGCGCAACGTGGGGGCTTGTGTAGACCTATTTACAGCAACTTTTCTGATATTTGACCGTCTGGAATCGTTTCAGATGGCCCAAACAGCGGTGAGAGTCGCATTGACATCTCATAAAGCCGTCCCTAGAATTGCCCTATCGTCACAACAGCGCGCGAGCGCAGTGAAGTTACGGAGGATTCCATGAAGAAAACCGTCCTGAGCCTTACCGTTTTGACCGCCCTGGCCCTGGGGAGCGCGAATGCCGCGACCGTCGTGAAGCTCGCCACCATCAGCCCCCTGTCGGGCAGCAGCAGCAACCTCGGCCTCCAGATCAAGAACGGCGCGCAGCTGGCCGTCAACGAGATGAAGGCCGAGTTCGCCAAGGCCGGGATGACGCTCTCGCTCGTGGCGTACGACGACCAGGCCGACCCGGCCACCGGCACCGCCGCCGCCCGGCGCGTGGTCGCCGACCGCAGCATCCTGGGCGTCGTGGGCACGCTGAACAGCGGCGTGGCGATTCCGGCCAGCGCCGTGCTCGCGCCCAGCCACGTGACGATGGTCAGCCCCGCGAACACCAACGAGAAGGTCACCGACCGTGGCCTGGCGAACATGAACCGCGTGTGCGCCCGTGACGACGCGCAGGGCCCGGCCGGCGCCGACTTCGTGGTGAATACCCTCAAGGCCAAGAAGGTCTACGTCCTGAACGACAAGACCCCCTACGGCCAGGGTCTGGCCGACCAGGCCGAGAAGGCCATGAAGGCCAAGGGCCTGACCGTCGTGCAGAGCGAAGGCG encodes:
- the nspC gene encoding carboxynorspermidine decarboxylase codes for the protein MTVSDFRLPDVTPVSEVDWAAIPSPAFVLDESRLRRNLALISHVQRESGAQIIVAFKGFSMWSAFGWLREYGITGATASSLNEARLAREEMQGEVHVYAPAYSDEDFGPILELADHLVFNSFSQWERFRPQVQAARAAGRELHVGIRINPEYAEVETDLYNPAGPFSRLGVTRREFREDLLDGIDGLHFHTLCEKDADTLERTLEVVERNFGEFLPRMKWVNFGGGHLMTREGYDTARLIRVVRQFREKHGVHVILEPGSAFGWQTGWLVSSVLDVVHNVKNAALLDVSVSAHMPDVLEMPYRPRILGAGDPPEHEHREATDTPAGSHAYIIGGTTCLAGDVVGEYVFDHELKIGERVVFDDMIHYTMVKTTFFNGVKHPDIGILHTDGRYERVKTFGYEEFKAKLS
- a CDS encoding DUF4384 domain-containing protein, which codes for MNKVIAMTALLGLSSGAFAAPRISAQSIIVNPVETGPQVKVWVNRDPNGGGNPVYRKGEAIRVGVRTSQDAYVYLFNVNADGQIDLFFPNGYEAGENGRSNFVKANTNRVFPGAGADYSLSVGGPNGQDKLLALASTRELNIDDIARFAGEQGFAQVRLQGQDNLARALSVIVTPLPGDAWGTDVALFRVGNGGGNANAGGTTSTGTITETPNTVTPAPTTPAQPTQPVTQPAPTPQPTARIQPGQRQDGTFDQAMVEAYSRLQGEKSLGNATTYAVPWGDGWWQKFAGVGAYGQAILLHANGSSRSYAVHGRLLERYLALANAENGATRPPSRLGWAAGDEKVIPRNPYGTTGLYGFFQNGALYGTEKYGTFWLQGAVLKTYQGLGGSGSFLGFPTRDQYQIGGAWAADFEGGTIRTVNGVPKVYRK
- a CDS encoding DUF554 domain-containing protein, which produces MSLLSQLSGTLINVAAVLAGTVVGLLVGGRLPERTQRTLLQTLSLVTVYIALDMAGSLSRVSGGSVPGVIIALIGLAAGAIVGEALKIEEGLERLGEVLRRRFRGGGRFTEGFVAASLLFCIGPLTIIGGIQNGLTGDSSSYVLKSTLDGIAALALSGAYGVGVGFSALTVLVIQGGISLAAGGFAAGLLGGADPTILKTNPYVLLVTGVGGLTIVGISWNLMLAGLGFEDRRVRVGSLLPALLIAPALLWVLGRLA
- a CDS encoding helix-turn-helix domain-containing protein, which encodes MTLADQFRNMPTLLKVSEVAEFTSTHERTVRRWIRDGRLGAVEHPSGLRVPRRALWRFLGLELPLSA
- the nadE gene encoding ammonia-dependent NAD(+) synthetase produces the protein MTVSASLRDDIRRELQVQPDIDPATEVSRRVAFLAAYLRSTPARGFVLGISGGQDSTLAGRLCQLAAEEVRAGGGEATFLAVRLPYGVQADEADAQTALGFIRPDRAVTVNIKEAADAGVRAAEAALGAPLRDFVRGNLKARERMAAQYALAGQENLLVVGTDHAAEAVTGFFTKYGDGGVDLTPLTGLTKRQGAALLRFLGAPESTWRKVPTADLEDDRPGLPDEVALGLTYAQIDDYLEGREVSEQAAATLERLFLNTRHKRATPVTPFETWWRRG
- a CDS encoding ferritin-like domain-containing protein — protein: MTDQNRSATAETLTDATTEAALNRRAALGLLGKVGLGAALGTAALGSGALAAPAKNIDGDVLNFALNLEYLEAAFYLAAVGRVDELRAIGGGAEIRLPANLDRTRGMQFKNSNVEALARDIAEDELAHVKFLYGALGKAAAPRPVLDLSGAFDAAGRAASGGKIVGFNPYANDLFFLHGAFIFEDVGVTAYNGAATLITNPAYLQAAAGILAVEAYHGGVVRGMLYEQRQVTAAAGLYVGQVIDAISALRGKVGGGKDVGLSDSRGAVFAPADRNAVAYPRTTREVLNIVYLAPGASKGGFYPNGLNGTIK
- a CDS encoding SDR family NAD(P)-dependent oxidoreductase, giving the protein MRVPRRVMLLTAAAALAARRTLQTPYELTGRSVLITGGSRGLGLALAREFAARGARLMLAARDGAELERAAADLRARGAQVQTAVADVTDAADVNRLVEETARVYGGLDVLVNNAGLIQTGPLENMTEEDFRDIMEINAFAPLRLTRCALPLLRARRGRVLIVSSVGGKVAVPHLAPYSMSKFASAGLGQALRAELARDGVGVTTVLPGLMRTGSPRNAQVKGQHRKEYALFATLDNLPVMSLDAAEAARRIVNALVRGDAEAMIGGPAQVLRYAQALAPQLTADLLALGTRFLPGPTTSDRAVPGREVESAVTRRNPIKRDAEAQFNEGGPS
- a CDS encoding histidine triad nucleotide-binding protein, giving the protein MDNPAPDRPAPTLFERIIRRELPSDVVYEDAEYIVIRDIAPKAPIHLLVIPKRVTARVDEITDPGEMGRLWLKATEIARQQAPDYRLVANCGPGGGQMVFHTHIHILAGWDGGPESDL
- a CDS encoding HAD family hydrolase — its product is MSAFPFGAVLFDLDGVLIDSEGLIGGLWHEVLREHGLDLPAPEVAARTVGRTFGPVLDDLRLAYGWAAPADFQERLGGRLNGALGAVQAIEGARLTLERLRAAGIPLAVASNSAQERLHLKLGAAGLADLVPHAFCPADVGGRGKPLPDLYLHAAAALDVSPADCPVNEDSAPGAAAGAAAGAQVWGLLAGGHVHPDTAAGLRAAGAARTLDSHAALREALGLG
- a CDS encoding branched-chain amino acid ABC transporter substrate-binding protein, whose protein sequence is MKKTVLSLTVLTALALGSANAATVVKLATISPLSGSSSNLGLQIKNGAQLAVNEMKAEFAKAGMTLSLVAYDDQADPATGTAAARRVVADRSILGVVGTLNSGVAIPASAVLAPSHVTMVSPANTNEKVTDRGLANMNRVCARDDAQGPAGADFVVNTLKAKKVYVLNDKTPYGQGLADQAEKAMKAKGLTVVQSEGVAAEDRDFTAMITKIQTLRPDAIYFGGLYGQVGPFAKQLRDKGIQTPIIGGDGYDSDDLTKLAGTGANNIYFTTVAPPLDAVPAAKALSTSFQSAFKTDMQGFGLMGYDSAKVVLQGMLNAYKAAGNKVPTRTQVESAVRTGTFNVVTGQVKFDKNGDRQTAKMYVIAVKNGARSTAGTVNVVRQ